Proteins from a single region of Struthio camelus isolate bStrCam1 chromosome W, bStrCam1.hap1, whole genome shotgun sequence:
- the LOC104150899 gene encoding receptor-type tyrosine-protein phosphatase mu isoform X2 — protein sequence MTLRWAFLLVLAPLLASWEQKDPHPEVLEDAPLLASWEQKDPHPEVLEEASETARCQQPQWDPRLHFAPEQRFYRLNEELTLSCLAADAPPLAVIRCAKERSPDLRDTWEVRTMLGAWHHIAENLTCVGKCPKPQGDHHLRFSPKKSHYELNEELTLTCPGDLEPSFTHVRCAREFLQLSSGKPVYDNAWWGRNSTGGWIRTGSSMVCIVKCPKPQWDSRLQLTPEQQAYRVNEEVKLSCPEGYQPSLPQATCKRVLQIMKNGRHLPKGVWREKSSTGNWMYIQRDVECIELLQVVPGSWEVSATSIKLNWTCRFPDACQHMRATCQLVGPAFPTCEAEDVRGEKLLRGQKGTFTCAPLQPFTVYSITISLPPSTVLFTWQFQTEEMVPDKPENLSLDPSTGSLRWNALPSCKGEILGYQLGITARSTREGSFLEIERLRLNSSVTEYRLPDYRPGRTYVVTVQGLTAAGGGDVSRQEFLSSGLETTAPLNVSSRGARDISRSQGTAVLPLRPITQPHEAVREHQLIVAASQDAAAVAGACSEQLPPFNASLQHRAYVAAVLNLTAPTDFVLGDGTRRHGYYNAPLQPDWNYTALLRLVRRRQQAEKFTCVCYSFSVGQEPVPQLDSRVVIMAVALVVALLALGILLLFLLFRRKRNSSQTYESNSTIPLRRCRRGANKMNTRIPVEELLEALKRFKREEVEAEQTEDESVINREGAGRLGEYQKLVSTLLHPCDAGKELCNEGKNRYKSIIPYDHCRVVLQPSDTGNGYINASYVESYQSPRFFIAAQGPLPGTVVDFWQMVWQEKTSVIVMLTSLVEQNKTKCEQYWPEQEQVYGDFTVTLSNTRTTSGLVTRIFHLQKAGCDLPRLVEQFHYLLWPDHGVPRNPAQLLCLVEKVNKRVSEDPAGPVLVHCSAGIGRTGTFIALDFLLKMAKAEGKVDVFRCVQRLREQRVSMVQTKEQYTFLYEVLLEGLLCGSTGVPVENVISHISSLREAEIQRQNNILEKEFKALQKFSELFQLLPCKEAEKPSNQPKNRKPGILPADSCRPVLMSSLNADGSPRYINAVFADTYTEEDRFIITQLPFLATLVDFWALVWDYTCTSVVVLNQLQELDQTYVEFWPTQGETIYGCFHVQLISEEPGAGFTVWTLALTNKQQPKKSALKVQFCQLEDWPMQQCLPPCPATIISLLGKVETHQHQSQGSHVLVTCWDGASRSGIFCASSFLCEQIQSEGQVDVSQAVRMLKRRRRQLVKDVEQYRLCYELALSYLNSFETYGNFK from the exons CGAGATGCCAGCAGCCCCAGTGGGACCCAAGGCTCCACTTTGCCCCAGAGCAGAGATTTTACAGGCTTAATGAAGAGCTGACACTTAGCTGCCTTGCCGCGGATGCTCCTCCCCTTGCTGTGATCAGATGTGCAAAAGAGAGATCTCCAGATCTGAGGGATACCTGGGAAGTGAGAACCATGTTGGGAGCCTGGCATCACATAGCAGAGAACCTGACTTGCGTGG GAAAGTGCCCAAAACCCCAGGGGGACCATCACCTCCGGTTTTCACCAAAGAAAAGCCATTACGAACTGAATGAGGAACTGACGCTCACCTGCCCTGGAGATCTGGAGCCATCCTTCACCCACGTCAGATGTGCAAGGGAATTTCTGCAACTGAGCTCTGGAAAGCCAGTATATGACAATGCCTGGTGGGGGAGGAACAGCACAGGTGGCTGGATTCGTACTGGGAGCAGCATGGTGTGTATCG TAAAATGCCCAAAGCCCCAGTGGGACTCTCGGCTTCAGTTGACACCAGAGCAGCAAGCCTACAGGGTGAATGAAGAAGTGAAACTGAGCTGCCCTGAGGGATATCAGCCATCCCTCCCCCAGGCCACATGCAAAAGGGTCCTTCAGATTATGAAGAATGGGAGACATCTGCCCAAAGGTGTTTGGAGAGAGAAATCCAGTACAGGCAACTGGATGtacattcagagggacgtggagtGTATTG AACTTCTCCAAGTTGTCCCTGGGTCCTGGGAGGTTTCTGCCACCAGCATCAAACTGAACTGGACCTGCAGGTTCCCTGACGCCTGTCAGCACATGCGGGCCACGTGCCAGCTTGTCGGGCCTGCCTTCCCTACCTGTGAGGCTGAGGATGTCAGGGGAGAGAAGCTGCTACGGGGCCAGAAGGGAACGTTtacctgcgcccctctgcagcccttcaCAGTCTACAGCATCACCATCTCCTTGCCCCCCAGCACAGTCCTGTTCACATGGCAATTCCAGACAGAGGAAATGG TGCCGGACAAACCAGAGAATTTGTCACTGGATCCCAGCAccgggtcactcaggtggaaCGCGCTGCCCTCCTGCAAAGGGGAGATCCTTGGATACCAG CTGGGCATCACAGCCAGGAGCACGCGTGAGGGCAGCTTCCTGGAGATTGAGCGGCTGAGACTGAACAGCTCTGTCACCGAGTACAGGCTGCCAGACTACCGACCCGGGCGCACGTACGTGGTGACGGTGCAGGGCCTCACGGCTGCCGGTGGCGGGGATGTGTCACGCCAGGAATTTCTGAGCAGCGGCTTGG AGACCACCGCCCCTCTCAACGTCAGCTCCCGCGGTGCTCGTGACATCTCCCGGTCCCAAGGCACGGCCGTGCTTCCCCTCCGCCCCATCACCCAGCCCCACGAGGCAGTGAG GGAGCACCAGCTCATCGTTGCTGCCAGCCAGGACGCCGCTGCGGTGGCAGGCgcctgctcagagcagctgccGCCCTTCAACGCCAGCCTGCAGCACCGTGCCTATGTGGCTGCCGTGCTCAACCTCACGGCCCCCACCGACTTTGTGCTGGGTGACGGGACCCGCCGGCACGGTTACTACAACGCTCCCCTCCAGCCGGACTGGAACTACACGGCCCTTCTCCGCCTCGTTCGCCGCCGGCAGCAG GCAGAGAAGTTCACCTGCGTTTGCTACAGCTTCTCTGTTG GGCAGGAGCCGGTTCCTCAGCTAGACAGCAGAGTGGTGATTATGGCAGTAGCGCTGGTCGTGGCACTCCTGGCACTAGgaattttgctgctctttctgctcttcag GAGGAAGCGCAACAGTTCACAAACCTATGAAAGCAACAGCACTATTCCCCTGAGAAGATGTCGAAGAG GTGCGAACAAGATGAATACACGGATCCCAGTGGAGGAACTGCTGGAGGCTCTGAAAAGGTTCAAGAGGGAAGAAGTAGAGGCAGAGCAGACAGAGGATGAATCAGTCATCAACAGAGAAGGTGCTGGGCGTCTGGGAGAGTATCAG aaacTGGTCTCCACTTTGTTGCATCCCTGTGATGCCGGGAAGGAACTATGTAATGAGGGCAAGAACCGCTACAAGAGCATCATCCCAT ATGATCACTGCCGTGTGGTGCTGCAGCCCTCTGACACAGGCAATGGCTACATCAATGCCAGCTATGTGGAG AGCTACCAGAGTCCACGCTTCTTCATTGCAGCTCAAG gCCCCTTGCCTGGAACGGTGGTGGATTTCTGGCAGATGGTCTGGCAGGAGAAGACTTCAGTCATTGTGATGCTGACAAGCTTAGTGGAGCAGAACAAG ACTAAGTGTGAGCAGTACTGGCCAGAGCAAGAGCAAGTCTATGGGGACTTCACAGTGACACTCAGCAACACAAGGACTACCTCAGGCCTTGTCACACGCATATTCCACCTGCAGAAG GCAGGTTGTGATCTCCCAAGACTGGTGGAGCAGTTTCACTACCTGCTGTGGCCAGACCATGGGGTCCCCAGAAACCCTGCTCAGCTCCTGTGCTTAGTGGAGAAGGTGAACAAGAGGGTGTCAGAAGACCCTGCCGGCCCCGTGCTGGTACACTGCAG TGCGGGGATTGGGCGGACAGGTACCTTCATTGCCCTGGACTTCCTCCTGAAGATGGCGAAGGCTGAGGGCAAGGTGGATGTGTTTCGGTGTGTGCAGAGGCTGCGGGAGCAGCGGGTCAGCATGGTGCAGACCAAG GAGCAGTACACCTTCTTGTATGAGGTGTTGCTTGAAGGCCTGCTCTGCGGCAGCACCGGGGTCCCAGTGGAGAATGTCATCAGCCACATCAGCTCCCTACGAGAAGCTGAGATCCAGAGGCAGAACAACATCCTTGAGAAAGAGTTCAAG GCCCTGCAGAAGTTTTCCGAGTTGTTCCAGCTCCTGCCATGCAAAGAAGCGGAGAAACCCAGCAACCAGCCCAAGAATCGCAAGCCAGGGATCCTGCCAG CGGAttcctgccggcctgtcctcaTGTCCTCACTGAATGCAGATGGCTCACCACGTTATATCAACGCAGTGTTCGCTGAT ACATACACTGAGGAAGACAGATTCATTATCACCCAGCTGCCATTTCTGGCCACACTGGTGGATTTCTGGGCTCTGGTCTGGGATTACACCTGCACATCGGTGGTTGTGTTAAACCAACTGCAGGAGCTGGACCAG ACATACGTGGAGTTCTGGCCCACCCAGGGAGAAACGATTTACGGCTGTTTCCATGTCCAGCTGATCTCAGAGGAGCCCGGAGCTGGCTTCACAGTCTGGACACTCGCTTTGACCAACAAGCAGCAG CCCAAGAAATCTGCACTGAAAGTCCAGTTCTGTCAGCTGGAGGACTGGCCCATGCAGCAGTGCCTTCCCCCGTGCCCTGCCACCATCATCAGCCTGCTGGGAAAGGTGGAGACACACCAGCATCAGAGCCAAGGTTCACATGTCCTCGTCACTTGCTG
- the LOC104150899 gene encoding receptor-type tyrosine-protein phosphatase mu isoform X4: MTLRWAFLLVLAPLLASWEQKDPHPEVLEDAPLLASWEQKDPHPEVLEEASETARCQQPQWDPRLHFAPEQRFYRLNEELTLSCLAADAPPLAVIRCAKERSPDLRDTWEVRTMLGAWHHIAENLTCVAGKCPKPQGDHHLRFSPKKSHYELNEELTLTCPGDLEPSFTHVRCAREFLQLSSGKPVYDNAWWGRNSTGGWIRTGSSMVCIVKCPKPQWDSRLQLTPEQQAYRVNEEVKLSCPEGYQPSLPQATCKRVLQIMKNGRHLPKGVWREKSSTGNWMYIQRDVECIELLQVVPGSWEVSATSIKLNWTCRFPDACQHMRATCQLVGPAFPTCEAEDVRGEKLLRGQKGTFTCAPLQPFTVYSITISLPPSTVLFTWQFQTEEMVPDKPENLSLDPSTGSLRWNALPSCKGEILGYQLGITARSTREGSFLEIERLRLNSSVTEYRLPDYRPGRTYVVTVQGLTAAGGGDVSRQEFLSSGLETTAPLNVSSRGARDISRSQGTAVLPLRPITQPHEAVREHQLIVAASQDAAAVAGACSEQLPPFNASLQHRAYVAAVLNLTAPTDFVLGDGTRRHGYYNAPLQPDWNYTALLRLVRRRQQAEKFTCVCYSFSVGQEPVPQLDSRVVIMAVALVVALLALGILLLFLLFRRKRNSSQTYESNSTIPLRRCRRGANKMNTRIPVEELLEALKRFKREEVEAEQTEDESVINREGAGRLGEYQKLVSTLLHPCDAGKELCNEGKNRYKSIIPYDHCRVVLQPSDTGNGYINASYVESYQSPRFFIAAQGPLPGTVVDFWQMVWQEKTSVIVMLTSLVEQNKTKCEQYWPEQEQVYGDFTVTLSNTRTTSGLVTRIFHLQKAGCDLPRLVEQFHYLLWPDHGVPRNPAQLLCLVEKVNKRVSEDPAGPVLVHCSAGIGRTGTFIALDFLLKMAKAEGKVDVFRCVQRLREQRVSMVQTKEQYTFLYEVLLEGLLCGSTGVPVENVISHISSLREAEIQRQNNILEKEFKALQKFSELFQLLPCKEAEKPSNQPKNRKPGILPADSCRPVLMSSLNADGSPRYINAVFADTYVEFWPTQGETIYGCFHVQLISEEPGAGFTVWTLALTNKQQPKKSALKVQFCQLEDWPMQQCLPPCPATIISLLGKVETHQHQSQGSHVLVTCWDGASRSGIFCASSFLCEQIQSEGQVDVSQAVRMLKRRRRQLVKDVEQYRLCYELALSYLNSFETYGNFK, encoded by the exons CGAGATGCCAGCAGCCCCAGTGGGACCCAAGGCTCCACTTTGCCCCAGAGCAGAGATTTTACAGGCTTAATGAAGAGCTGACACTTAGCTGCCTTGCCGCGGATGCTCCTCCCCTTGCTGTGATCAGATGTGCAAAAGAGAGATCTCCAGATCTGAGGGATACCTGGGAAGTGAGAACCATGTTGGGAGCCTGGCATCACATAGCAGAGAACCTGACTTGCGTGG CAGGAAAGTGCCCAAAACCCCAGGGGGACCATCACCTCCGGTTTTCACCAAAGAAAAGCCATTACGAACTGAATGAGGAACTGACGCTCACCTGCCCTGGAGATCTGGAGCCATCCTTCACCCACGTCAGATGTGCAAGGGAATTTCTGCAACTGAGCTCTGGAAAGCCAGTATATGACAATGCCTGGTGGGGGAGGAACAGCACAGGTGGCTGGATTCGTACTGGGAGCAGCATGGTGTGTATCG TAAAATGCCCAAAGCCCCAGTGGGACTCTCGGCTTCAGTTGACACCAGAGCAGCAAGCCTACAGGGTGAATGAAGAAGTGAAACTGAGCTGCCCTGAGGGATATCAGCCATCCCTCCCCCAGGCCACATGCAAAAGGGTCCTTCAGATTATGAAGAATGGGAGACATCTGCCCAAAGGTGTTTGGAGAGAGAAATCCAGTACAGGCAACTGGATGtacattcagagggacgtggagtGTATTG AACTTCTCCAAGTTGTCCCTGGGTCCTGGGAGGTTTCTGCCACCAGCATCAAACTGAACTGGACCTGCAGGTTCCCTGACGCCTGTCAGCACATGCGGGCCACGTGCCAGCTTGTCGGGCCTGCCTTCCCTACCTGTGAGGCTGAGGATGTCAGGGGAGAGAAGCTGCTACGGGGCCAGAAGGGAACGTTtacctgcgcccctctgcagcccttcaCAGTCTACAGCATCACCATCTCCTTGCCCCCCAGCACAGTCCTGTTCACATGGCAATTCCAGACAGAGGAAATGG TGCCGGACAAACCAGAGAATTTGTCACTGGATCCCAGCAccgggtcactcaggtggaaCGCGCTGCCCTCCTGCAAAGGGGAGATCCTTGGATACCAG CTGGGCATCACAGCCAGGAGCACGCGTGAGGGCAGCTTCCTGGAGATTGAGCGGCTGAGACTGAACAGCTCTGTCACCGAGTACAGGCTGCCAGACTACCGACCCGGGCGCACGTACGTGGTGACGGTGCAGGGCCTCACGGCTGCCGGTGGCGGGGATGTGTCACGCCAGGAATTTCTGAGCAGCGGCTTGG AGACCACCGCCCCTCTCAACGTCAGCTCCCGCGGTGCTCGTGACATCTCCCGGTCCCAAGGCACGGCCGTGCTTCCCCTCCGCCCCATCACCCAGCCCCACGAGGCAGTGAG GGAGCACCAGCTCATCGTTGCTGCCAGCCAGGACGCCGCTGCGGTGGCAGGCgcctgctcagagcagctgccGCCCTTCAACGCCAGCCTGCAGCACCGTGCCTATGTGGCTGCCGTGCTCAACCTCACGGCCCCCACCGACTTTGTGCTGGGTGACGGGACCCGCCGGCACGGTTACTACAACGCTCCCCTCCAGCCGGACTGGAACTACACGGCCCTTCTCCGCCTCGTTCGCCGCCGGCAGCAG GCAGAGAAGTTCACCTGCGTTTGCTACAGCTTCTCTGTTG GGCAGGAGCCGGTTCCTCAGCTAGACAGCAGAGTGGTGATTATGGCAGTAGCGCTGGTCGTGGCACTCCTGGCACTAGgaattttgctgctctttctgctcttcag GAGGAAGCGCAACAGTTCACAAACCTATGAAAGCAACAGCACTATTCCCCTGAGAAGATGTCGAAGAG GTGCGAACAAGATGAATACACGGATCCCAGTGGAGGAACTGCTGGAGGCTCTGAAAAGGTTCAAGAGGGAAGAAGTAGAGGCAGAGCAGACAGAGGATGAATCAGTCATCAACAGAGAAGGTGCTGGGCGTCTGGGAGAGTATCAG aaacTGGTCTCCACTTTGTTGCATCCCTGTGATGCCGGGAAGGAACTATGTAATGAGGGCAAGAACCGCTACAAGAGCATCATCCCAT ATGATCACTGCCGTGTGGTGCTGCAGCCCTCTGACACAGGCAATGGCTACATCAATGCCAGCTATGTGGAG AGCTACCAGAGTCCACGCTTCTTCATTGCAGCTCAAG gCCCCTTGCCTGGAACGGTGGTGGATTTCTGGCAGATGGTCTGGCAGGAGAAGACTTCAGTCATTGTGATGCTGACAAGCTTAGTGGAGCAGAACAAG ACTAAGTGTGAGCAGTACTGGCCAGAGCAAGAGCAAGTCTATGGGGACTTCACAGTGACACTCAGCAACACAAGGACTACCTCAGGCCTTGTCACACGCATATTCCACCTGCAGAAG GCAGGTTGTGATCTCCCAAGACTGGTGGAGCAGTTTCACTACCTGCTGTGGCCAGACCATGGGGTCCCCAGAAACCCTGCTCAGCTCCTGTGCTTAGTGGAGAAGGTGAACAAGAGGGTGTCAGAAGACCCTGCCGGCCCCGTGCTGGTACACTGCAG TGCGGGGATTGGGCGGACAGGTACCTTCATTGCCCTGGACTTCCTCCTGAAGATGGCGAAGGCTGAGGGCAAGGTGGATGTGTTTCGGTGTGTGCAGAGGCTGCGGGAGCAGCGGGTCAGCATGGTGCAGACCAAG GAGCAGTACACCTTCTTGTATGAGGTGTTGCTTGAAGGCCTGCTCTGCGGCAGCACCGGGGTCCCAGTGGAGAATGTCATCAGCCACATCAGCTCCCTACGAGAAGCTGAGATCCAGAGGCAGAACAACATCCTTGAGAAAGAGTTCAAG GCCCTGCAGAAGTTTTCCGAGTTGTTCCAGCTCCTGCCATGCAAAGAAGCGGAGAAACCCAGCAACCAGCCCAAGAATCGCAAGCCAGGGATCCTGCCAG CGGAttcctgccggcctgtcctcaTGTCCTCACTGAATGCAGATGGCTCACCACGTTATATCAACGCAGTGTTCGCTGAT ACATACGTGGAGTTCTGGCCCACCCAGGGAGAAACGATTTACGGCTGTTTCCATGTCCAGCTGATCTCAGAGGAGCCCGGAGCTGGCTTCACAGTCTGGACACTCGCTTTGACCAACAAGCAGCAG CCCAAGAAATCTGCACTGAAAGTCCAGTTCTGTCAGCTGGAGGACTGGCCCATGCAGCAGTGCCTTCCCCCGTGCCCTGCCACCATCATCAGCCTGCTGGGAAAGGTGGAGACACACCAGCATCAGAGCCAAGGTTCACATGTCCTCGTCACTTGCTG
- the LOC104150899 gene encoding receptor-type tyrosine-protein phosphatase mu isoform X3 has product MTLRWAFLLVLAPLLASWEQKDPHPEVLEDAPLLASWEQKDPHPEVLEEASETARCQQPQWDPRLHFAPEQRFYRLNEELTLSCLAADAPPLAVIRCAKERSPDLRDTWEVRTMLGAWHHIAENLTCVAGKCPKPQGDHHLRFSPKKSHYELNEELTLTCPGDLEPSFTHVRCAREFLQLSSGKPVYDNAWWGRNSTGGWIRTGSSMVCIVKCPKPQWDSRLQLTPEQQAYRVNEEVKLSCPEGYQPSLPQATCKRVLQIMKNGRHLPKGVWREKSSTGNWMYIQRDVECIELLQVVPGSWEVSATSIKLNWTCRFPDACQHMRATCQLVGPAFPTCEAEDVRGEKLLRGQKGTFTCAPLQPFTVYSITISLPPSTVLFTWQFQTEEMVPDKPENLSLDPSTGSLRWNALPSCKGEILGYQLGITARSTREGSFLEIERLRLNSSVTEYRLPDYRPGRTYVVTVQGLTAAGGGDVSRQEFLSSGLETTAPLNVSSRGARDISRSQGTAVLPLRPITQPHEAVSQDAAAVAGACSEQLPPFNASLQHRAYVAAVLNLTAPTDFVLGDGTRRHGYYNAPLQPDWNYTALLRLVRRRQQAEKFTCVCYSFSVGQEPVPQLDSRVVIMAVALVVALLALGILLLFLLFRRKRNSSQTYESNSTIPLRRCRRGANKMNTRIPVEELLEALKRFKREEVEAEQTEDESVINREGAGRLGEYQKLVSTLLHPCDAGKELCNEGKNRYKSIIPYDHCRVVLQPSDTGNGYINASYVESYQSPRFFIAAQGPLPGTVVDFWQMVWQEKTSVIVMLTSLVEQNKTKCEQYWPEQEQVYGDFTVTLSNTRTTSGLVTRIFHLQKAGCDLPRLVEQFHYLLWPDHGVPRNPAQLLCLVEKVNKRVSEDPAGPVLVHCSAGIGRTGTFIALDFLLKMAKAEGKVDVFRCVQRLREQRVSMVQTKEQYTFLYEVLLEGLLCGSTGVPVENVISHISSLREAEIQRQNNILEKEFKALQKFSELFQLLPCKEAEKPSNQPKNRKPGILPADSCRPVLMSSLNADGSPRYINAVFADTYTEEDRFIITQLPFLATLVDFWALVWDYTCTSVVVLNQLQELDQTYVEFWPTQGETIYGCFHVQLISEEPGAGFTVWTLALTNKQQPKKSALKVQFCQLEDWPMQQCLPPCPATIISLLGKVETHQHQSQGSHVLVTCWDGASRSGIFCASSFLCEQIQSEGQVDVSQAVRMLKRRRRQLVKDVEQYRLCYELALSYLNSFETYGNFK; this is encoded by the exons CGAGATGCCAGCAGCCCCAGTGGGACCCAAGGCTCCACTTTGCCCCAGAGCAGAGATTTTACAGGCTTAATGAAGAGCTGACACTTAGCTGCCTTGCCGCGGATGCTCCTCCCCTTGCTGTGATCAGATGTGCAAAAGAGAGATCTCCAGATCTGAGGGATACCTGGGAAGTGAGAACCATGTTGGGAGCCTGGCATCACATAGCAGAGAACCTGACTTGCGTGG CAGGAAAGTGCCCAAAACCCCAGGGGGACCATCACCTCCGGTTTTCACCAAAGAAAAGCCATTACGAACTGAATGAGGAACTGACGCTCACCTGCCCTGGAGATCTGGAGCCATCCTTCACCCACGTCAGATGTGCAAGGGAATTTCTGCAACTGAGCTCTGGAAAGCCAGTATATGACAATGCCTGGTGGGGGAGGAACAGCACAGGTGGCTGGATTCGTACTGGGAGCAGCATGGTGTGTATCG TAAAATGCCCAAAGCCCCAGTGGGACTCTCGGCTTCAGTTGACACCAGAGCAGCAAGCCTACAGGGTGAATGAAGAAGTGAAACTGAGCTGCCCTGAGGGATATCAGCCATCCCTCCCCCAGGCCACATGCAAAAGGGTCCTTCAGATTATGAAGAATGGGAGACATCTGCCCAAAGGTGTTTGGAGAGAGAAATCCAGTACAGGCAACTGGATGtacattcagagggacgtggagtGTATTG AACTTCTCCAAGTTGTCCCTGGGTCCTGGGAGGTTTCTGCCACCAGCATCAAACTGAACTGGACCTGCAGGTTCCCTGACGCCTGTCAGCACATGCGGGCCACGTGCCAGCTTGTCGGGCCTGCCTTCCCTACCTGTGAGGCTGAGGATGTCAGGGGAGAGAAGCTGCTACGGGGCCAGAAGGGAACGTTtacctgcgcccctctgcagcccttcaCAGTCTACAGCATCACCATCTCCTTGCCCCCCAGCACAGTCCTGTTCACATGGCAATTCCAGACAGAGGAAATGG TGCCGGACAAACCAGAGAATTTGTCACTGGATCCCAGCAccgggtcactcaggtggaaCGCGCTGCCCTCCTGCAAAGGGGAGATCCTTGGATACCAG CTGGGCATCACAGCCAGGAGCACGCGTGAGGGCAGCTTCCTGGAGATTGAGCGGCTGAGACTGAACAGCTCTGTCACCGAGTACAGGCTGCCAGACTACCGACCCGGGCGCACGTACGTGGTGACGGTGCAGGGCCTCACGGCTGCCGGTGGCGGGGATGTGTCACGCCAGGAATTTCTGAGCAGCGGCTTGG AGACCACCGCCCCTCTCAACGTCAGCTCCCGCGGTGCTCGTGACATCTCCCGGTCCCAAGGCACGGCCGTGCTTCCCCTCCGCCCCATCACCCAGCCCCACGAGGCAGTGAG CCAGGACGCCGCTGCGGTGGCAGGCgcctgctcagagcagctgccGCCCTTCAACGCCAGCCTGCAGCACCGTGCCTATGTGGCTGCCGTGCTCAACCTCACGGCCCCCACCGACTTTGTGCTGGGTGACGGGACCCGCCGGCACGGTTACTACAACGCTCCCCTCCAGCCGGACTGGAACTACACGGCCCTTCTCCGCCTCGTTCGCCGCCGGCAGCAG GCAGAGAAGTTCACCTGCGTTTGCTACAGCTTCTCTGTTG GGCAGGAGCCGGTTCCTCAGCTAGACAGCAGAGTGGTGATTATGGCAGTAGCGCTGGTCGTGGCACTCCTGGCACTAGgaattttgctgctctttctgctcttcag GAGGAAGCGCAACAGTTCACAAACCTATGAAAGCAACAGCACTATTCCCCTGAGAAGATGTCGAAGAG GTGCGAACAAGATGAATACACGGATCCCAGTGGAGGAACTGCTGGAGGCTCTGAAAAGGTTCAAGAGGGAAGAAGTAGAGGCAGAGCAGACAGAGGATGAATCAGTCATCAACAGAGAAGGTGCTGGGCGTCTGGGAGAGTATCAG aaacTGGTCTCCACTTTGTTGCATCCCTGTGATGCCGGGAAGGAACTATGTAATGAGGGCAAGAACCGCTACAAGAGCATCATCCCAT ATGATCACTGCCGTGTGGTGCTGCAGCCCTCTGACACAGGCAATGGCTACATCAATGCCAGCTATGTGGAG AGCTACCAGAGTCCACGCTTCTTCATTGCAGCTCAAG gCCCCTTGCCTGGAACGGTGGTGGATTTCTGGCAGATGGTCTGGCAGGAGAAGACTTCAGTCATTGTGATGCTGACAAGCTTAGTGGAGCAGAACAAG ACTAAGTGTGAGCAGTACTGGCCAGAGCAAGAGCAAGTCTATGGGGACTTCACAGTGACACTCAGCAACACAAGGACTACCTCAGGCCTTGTCACACGCATATTCCACCTGCAGAAG GCAGGTTGTGATCTCCCAAGACTGGTGGAGCAGTTTCACTACCTGCTGTGGCCAGACCATGGGGTCCCCAGAAACCCTGCTCAGCTCCTGTGCTTAGTGGAGAAGGTGAACAAGAGGGTGTCAGAAGACCCTGCCGGCCCCGTGCTGGTACACTGCAG TGCGGGGATTGGGCGGACAGGTACCTTCATTGCCCTGGACTTCCTCCTGAAGATGGCGAAGGCTGAGGGCAAGGTGGATGTGTTTCGGTGTGTGCAGAGGCTGCGGGAGCAGCGGGTCAGCATGGTGCAGACCAAG GAGCAGTACACCTTCTTGTATGAGGTGTTGCTTGAAGGCCTGCTCTGCGGCAGCACCGGGGTCCCAGTGGAGAATGTCATCAGCCACATCAGCTCCCTACGAGAAGCTGAGATCCAGAGGCAGAACAACATCCTTGAGAAAGAGTTCAAG GCCCTGCAGAAGTTTTCCGAGTTGTTCCAGCTCCTGCCATGCAAAGAAGCGGAGAAACCCAGCAACCAGCCCAAGAATCGCAAGCCAGGGATCCTGCCAG CGGAttcctgccggcctgtcctcaTGTCCTCACTGAATGCAGATGGCTCACCACGTTATATCAACGCAGTGTTCGCTGAT ACATACACTGAGGAAGACAGATTCATTATCACCCAGCTGCCATTTCTGGCCACACTGGTGGATTTCTGGGCTCTGGTCTGGGATTACACCTGCACATCGGTGGTTGTGTTAAACCAACTGCAGGAGCTGGACCAG ACATACGTGGAGTTCTGGCCCACCCAGGGAGAAACGATTTACGGCTGTTTCCATGTCCAGCTGATCTCAGAGGAGCCCGGAGCTGGCTTCACAGTCTGGACACTCGCTTTGACCAACAAGCAGCAG CCCAAGAAATCTGCACTGAAAGTCCAGTTCTGTCAGCTGGAGGACTGGCCCATGCAGCAGTGCCTTCCCCCGTGCCCTGCCACCATCATCAGCCTGCTGGGAAAGGTGGAGACACACCAGCATCAGAGCCAAGGTTCACATGTCCTCGTCACTTGCTG